A genomic region of Papaver somniferum cultivar HN1 chromosome 7, ASM357369v1, whole genome shotgun sequence contains the following coding sequences:
- the LOC113294944 gene encoding uncharacterized protein LOC113294944, with the protein MEMIDINELPVLSGGEDKRIWPYRISGEFSVASVVEKIRDKFLKLHWTTQVWHSSIHPNVSSNIWKLVGDICATDENLRKRKVQLASRCCFCRKEEENKDHILWFCNFSELIWKWLGNMFNFINPYSFEEVLKKAKNKSPAIKEIWRITYFITMRELWFTRNKCLYEEEGFSLEQVKKKILKCTRVKEIFFHLPTTNNILLCCDGASKGNPSISGYGFIERTHSGEFLIVVSGGLGISTNYYAEILSILNAGEWAVSKGHREVWFITDSAAAIYAFQSRKVPWFSIKRWEKICASLNSWCFIHSYKEVNFSADGLAKKGANLARGERRVYLSRPEFLVTLEIPNKSYYKFY; encoded by the exons ATGGAGATGATTGATATCAATGAATTACCAGTTTTAAGTGGTGGGGAAGACAAAAGAATATGGCCATATAGAATTTCAGGCGAGTTTTCTGTGGCATCTGTTGTTGAGAAAATAAGAGATAAATTTCTAAAATTACACTGGACAACTCAGGTATGGCACTCTTCTATTCACCCTAATGTATCAAGCAACATATGGAAGCTTGTTGGAGATATTTGTGCCACAGATGAAAATCTCAGAAAGAGAAAAGTACAATTAGCTTCAAGATGTTGCTtctgcagaaaagaagaagaaaataaggatCATATATTATGGTTTTGCAACTTCAGTGAACTAATTTGGAAATGGCTAGGAaacatgtttaatttcatcaatCCTTATTCATTTGAGGAAGTGCTTAAAAAAGCAAAAAACAAAAGTCCTGCCATTAAGGAAATTTGGAGGATAACATATTTCATTACAATGAGAGAATTGTGGTTTACAAGGAATAAATGCTTGTATGAAGAAGAAGGCTTCTCCCTGGAGCAGGTAAAGAAAAAGATTCTGAAGT GTACTAGAGTTAAGGAAATTTTCTTTCACCTCCCTACTACAAATAATATATtgctatgttgtgatggtgcatcaaaaGGGAATCCTAGCATTTCAGGATATGGTTTCATAGAAAGAACACACTCAGGGGAATTTTTGATTGTTGTATCTGGAGGTTTGGGTATTTCAACAAATTATTATGCAGAGATTTTGTCAATTCTGAATGCAGGAGAATGGGCAGTAAGCAAGGGCCACAGAGAGGTTTGGTTCATAacagattcagcagctgcaatatATGCTTTTCAGAGTAGAAAAGTTCCATGGTTTTCCATTAAAAGATGGGAGAAAATTTGTGCAAGTCTGAACTCGTGGTGCTTTATTCATAGCTACAAGGAGGTTAATTTTTCTGCAGATGGTTTGGCAAAGAAAGGTGCTAATCTTGCAAGAGGTGAAAGAAGAGTGTATTTGTCAAGACCTGAATTCTTAGTGACACTAGAAATTCCAAATAAGTCTtactacaaattttattaa